The genomic window AAATCTTTAAAGCTTTCAGCTGTTTGATAAGCCGCATTCAAACGATAAGCAACACCATCTTTATCTAAGGGGCCGGAAAAGTCGATGGTGGGACGATGTAAACCAAATTGCCCTACTTGATACTCAAAGCCATAATAGGGTGTATTTAAAGGTTGTTTAGTTACTAGGTTGACTACCCCACCTAAATCACCCTGTCCAAAGAGTACGGAAGCAGGCCCTTTGAGAATTTCTACTCGTTCAACGTTAGCTATTTCACTTTGAAACCGTAAACTGTCATCCCTTAAACCGTTGCGTAATAAGTTACGAGATTCAAAGCCACGAATTACTGGAGTTAGTGCTGGTGCTTGAGAAGAGGTACGCCCGGTACTAGCACTACTAGTATTTTTTAAGACTTCACCGACGTTACGCGTACCTTGGTCTTTGATAACTTCTTGGGGTATGACTTGAATAGCCTGGGGTACGTCAATGAGTGGGGTGTCTGTGCGCGTTCCCACGGAAGAATTAGGAACTTGATAAGTTGGTCGCAATTCATCCCCCACAACAGTAAGTTCGATTGGTTCGTCTGGTTCTTCTTCTGGAGGTGGGGTTTCTGCTGTGGATGTTTCTGGGGTTGGGGTTTCTGTGGTAGGTGGGGTTTCTGCTGTGGGTGTTTCTGGGGTTGGGGTTTCTGTGGTAGTAACGAAAGGAAGACTAACAATAAATTCTTGTCCATCCTGACGCAGATTAAATTGCGGGACTGCATTAACACCGGTGATTTCAATTTCAATGGTGTTAGGGTCAGACTGTCCCACAAAAATCTCAGCAATACCAGGGATGGGATTATTGGTAGTGATGGGGGGTTTTCCTTCTACCAATTGCAGTTGAGCATTATTGACGGTAATAATTAGGGTTTTGTCTTCGGTGCTGGTTTGAGTGTTTAAGGTTACTCCTGGTGAAGTTTTCAAGACGACTTCTAAACCTTGATCTGTATCATAGAGTTCTACTGCCGTTACCGGAACAGGAGCAGCCCAAACTGGTTGGGATACAAGAACAGTTATTACACTAGCAACACCAATGGCGGGTTGCCAATAATTCCATGTCATAAATACTGATTTTCCTAATTTAACTGGTGTAGACGCTTACAGATCAAGGGAAGAGTGTCGTAATGTGTGGGGAGCGAAATTTTTATGCTCAGTTATTTAACTGGAATAGAATACTACCATTTTTTCTATAATCTTCGTCCAACTTTTCAATACTTCTACAAATTTGTTTGTAGTGAGGACTTTAGTCCTCCTTCAATAAGGACTAAAGTCCTTACTACGAACTGAGTATTAGCGCACGAATTTCAAGCTTTCTCCGGTTTTATTGAAGAAATCAGTGAAGATGCTCATAACTGTACGTTCTCTAATTTTGATGTTGGCGTTTAATGACATTCCTGACTGGAGGGCTATTTTGCGTCTGTTGCTGTTTAAGTATTGTTGATCAAGGGTGACTGTGGCTGGGAAGGTGTAGTATGGCTGAAGTTGGGTTGGTGGTAGGGCATCAGAACCAATCCAGGTTAAAGTACCTTTGATGTCACCAAATTCGCTGTAGGGGAAGGAATCTATGCGGACATCAACGCGCATTCCTTCTCTAATAAAGCCGATGTCTTGGTTGGTGATGGAAACTTTTGCTACTAAGTTAGCTTGAGGAACGATTTTCAGCACTGGTTCGGTGGATTTAGCCACAAATCCGGGGGCGTGGGCTTTTAGGTCAAAGACTACACCATCAACAGGCGATCGCACTACACTATATTTTAATGCCTGATTTGTTTGGCTCAGTTGGCTGTCAAGTTCGGCGATGCGTTTTTTGTTATCAACAATAGCTTTGCTTAATTGGCTGTCAATCTCAGCTATTCTCTGGCTATTATTGCCAATACGGGCGGTTAAATCCCGTCTATCAATGTGTTTGGTGTTTTGAACTTTGGCTTGGGCTTGGGCTATAGCAGCTTGCAAGCGGATCTTTTCTTCTTGCAATTGTGCAATTTCTGCACGAATGGATTCTACTTCTTGCTGTTGGTTAAGGTATTGAATGCGGGAAATTCCCCCTTCTGTGGCTAATTCCTCCAAATCCTTAAAAATTTGCTCATTAACTTTTAACTTTTCCTCGTTGGATTTAAGTCTAATGTCTGCTTGGCTATATTGCTTTTGTAATTGGTCAATTTCTAACTGAGCAGATGTAACTCGTGATGTTAACTCTTCTAATTCAGATTTTACCCGTTGTTGCTGTTCAGCACTCAACGACATTTCCCCCGCATTGCCATCAAGTTGAGCTTGAAACAGACGATTTTCGGCAAGTAATACCGCCCGGCTTCTGGTTAAGCTGACAAATTGCGCGGGAATGGATACTGTAGGTGAGGTGTCCTCTTTCCCACTTAGTTGTGCTTGGTAAAACTGATTTTCTTGTTCTAAAACTGTGCGAACTTGTTGGAAGGAATTTTCCTGGGCTTGGGAAACGGTGGGATCAAGACTGACGAGTAAATCCCCAGCTTTAACCCGCTTTCCGTCTTTGACGTGAATGGTTTTGACAACACCCTCGATAGGGATTTGCACCTCTTTGACATTATCTTGAGGTTCGAGTTTTCCTTGGGCTGGAACTGCTTGTTCGATTTTGGAGACACTAGCCCAAGCTACTGCTGCAATTGAGACAAACATCAATGTCCATAATATCCCCCGCGACCACCCAGAGGATTGTTTGAGCATTAGGGGATGTTCAAAGGAGGATGCAGCAGGATTTGATGTTTTAGGTGGTGTGGGAGTAATATTCGTATCCTGTGATATCGTTGTCAGGCGACCGTTGTTAGAACTCATAGTATTTAGGGATTGGGGACAAATCAATTCAAAATTCAAAATGACGCTCGTTCGCCCTTGGCGTGCCGTAGGCATGACTCGCTAACGCTGCGCTAACAAAATTCAAAATTCAAGAATTACTTACTCACACCACTACAGCTTCTTGCTGGCGGTATAAACAGTAATAAAGTCCTCTGAGAGCCATTAATTCGTCATGTGTACCTTGCTCGGCAATGCGTCCTTGTTCCATCATTAAGATAATGTCAGCATGGCGAATAGTACCTAAACGATGGGTGATGAAGAAGACTGTTCGCCCTTCTAGTGCTTGTTGGAGATTTTGACAGACTTGGCGTTCGCTGTGGTAGTCTAAGGCACTTGTGGCTTCATCCATAATTAGGAGGCGGGGGTTTTGCAGGACTGTACGAGCGATCGCAATTCTTTGTCTTTGTCCCCCAGAAAGTGCTGATCCTCTTTCCCCAACACGGGTGTTATATCCCATTGGTAGGCTCATGATAAAGTCATGGGCGTAGGCAATTTTGGCAGCGTTGATGATTTCTTCTGGTGTGGCTTCGGGGTTATTCAGGGCAATATTTTCTTGAACTGTGGTATCAAATAAAAGGGTATCTTGTAATACCATGCCGATTTGTCGCCGCAGGGAATACAGTTCAACTTTGTGGATGTCGTAACCGTCGATGAGAATGCGTCCAGCTTCGGGATCATAGAGACGGGTTAGGAGTTTGGTGAGGGTGCTTTTACCTGCGCCACTTTGTCCGACTACACCGACAAATTTACCAGGGGGAATATCTAAAGTAATGTTGTCTAGTTGGGGTGTGGGGCTATTGGTGAAGCGGAAGGTGATATGGTCGTATTTAACTGCTCCTTGAATATCTGGTAAGGGTATATCTTGACGCACTGCTTCTTCTTGGGGCG from Nostoc sp. UHCC 0870 includes these protein-coding regions:
- a CDS encoding HlyD family efflux transporter periplasmic adaptor subunit, giving the protein MPTARQGRTSVILNFELICPQSLNTMSSNNGRLTTISQDTNITPTPPKTSNPAASSFEHPLMLKQSSGWSRGILWTLMFVSIAAVAWASVSKIEQAVPAQGKLEPQDNVKEVQIPIEGVVKTIHVKDGKRVKAGDLLVSLDPTVSQAQENSFQQVRTVLEQENQFYQAQLSGKEDTSPTVSIPAQFVSLTRSRAVLLAENRLFQAQLDGNAGEMSLSAEQQQRVKSELEELTSRVTSAQLEIDQLQKQYSQADIRLKSNEEKLKVNEQIFKDLEELATEGGISRIQYLNQQQEVESIRAEIAQLQEEKIRLQAAIAQAQAKVQNTKHIDRRDLTARIGNNSQRIAEIDSQLSKAIVDNKKRIAELDSQLSQTNQALKYSVVRSPVDGVVFDLKAHAPGFVAKSTEPVLKIVPQANLVAKVSITNQDIGFIREGMRVDVRIDSFPYSEFGDIKGTLTWIGSDALPPTQLQPYYTFPATVTLDQQYLNSNRRKIALQSGMSLNANIKIRERTVMSIFTDFFNKTGESLKFVR